In Gemmobacter sp., the sequence AGGGTCGGACCCTTTGAAAGGGTCCGGGGCGGAGTTTTGCAAAACTCCGCTGTTGTGGGTCGGGGTTAAAGCCCAGCCTGCGCGGCGATCTCGCGCGCGGGTTTGCGGGCGCGTTCGGTGGCCGATTTCAGCTGGCCGCAGGCGGCCATGATGTCTTCGCCGCGCGGGGTGCGGATCGGGCTGGCGTAACCGGCCTTGTAGACGATGTCGGCAAAGGCCTCGATCCGTTCCCAGTCCGACCGCTCATAGGGCGCGCCGGGCCATTCGTTGAAGGGGATCAGGTTGATCTTGGCCGGAATTCCCGCGATCAGCCGCACCAGACGGCGCGCATCGGCATCGCTGTCGTTCACGTCCTTGAGCATGACATATTCAAACGTGATGCGTTCGCTGTTCGACAGTTTGGGATAGTCGCGCAGCGTGGTCAGCAGCGTTTCGATGTTCCACTTCTTGTTGATCGGCACCAGCCGGTCGCGCACCGCATCGGTGGTGGCATGAAAGCTGATCGCCAGCTGGCAGCCGATTTCCTCGGCGCAGCGGGCGATTTCGGGCACGACGCCGCTGGTCGACAGGGTGATGCGGCGGCGGCCAAGGGCAATGCCTTCGCCGTCCATCACCACCTTCATCGCGTCGCGCACGTTGTCGAAGTTGTAAAGCGGTTCGCCCATGCCCATCAGCACGATATTGCTGACCAGGCGTTCGCCGGTCGATCCCTCGCCCGGTTCGGGCCATTCGTCCAGATCGTCGCGGGCCAGCATGACCTGGCCGACAATTTCCCCCGCCGTCAGGTTGCGCACCAGCTTTTGCGTGCCGGTATGACAGAACGAGCAGGTCAGCGTGCAGCCGACCTGGCTGGAGACGCACAGCGTGCCGCGCCCCTCCTCGGGGATATAGACCGCTTCCACCTCGTGCCCGCCGGCGATGCGCAGCAGGTATTTCCGGGTGCCGTCGGCCGAGATCTGGCGGGTGACGATGTCCGGCACCGAGATCTCGAAATGCTCGGCCAGCAGGGCGCGGTAGTCCTTGGCCAAGTTGGTCATGGCGGCAAAGTCGCGCACACCCCAATGATAGACCCATTGCCAGATCTGGCCCAGCCGCATCTTTGCCTGTTTTTCCGGCGTTCCCGCCGCAATCAGCGCCGCGCGCAGCTGGTCGCGCGTCAGGCCGACAATATTCGTGCGGCCGCCCTCGGGCAGCTTGCGCGGAATCGTCAGAACATCCTGCGTGATGGGGGCAGTGGGGGCGGTCATGGCGGTATCCTGTGGCTAAGCGGACTGCATACACCGGAATGGGGGCCATGATAAAGCCCGTTTGCGCATGGCGGAAAGGCGGATCCGTGGGGTGCTAATATCTGACTATTTTAGTATATATTCCGCGAATCGCACGAACGACCGGAAGACCCATGACCCGACTTGCCCTGACCCCGACCTGCGCCGCGGCCCTGCTGGCCCTGACCCTGGCTGCCCTGGCGCAGACGACGACCGCACCGGATGCGGGGCAGGGCGGGGCTGCGGCGCCGGTGGTCGTGCCCGAGGCAGCGCCTGCCGTGCCAGCAGCACCTGTAGCACCCGCGGCCGAGCCCGCGCCGCCCGTGGTCCCGCTCGTGACCGCCCCGGAAGCGTCGGCGCCGGCTGCGGCTGCCGTGCCCGCGATGGAGGCCCCGGTGGCAGAGGCCCCGGCGCCTGCGGCCTCTGTCCCGTCCGAGATCCCGGCCCCCGATGCCCCCGCCGCATCGGCAGAGCTGCCGGCCGACGCTGCCCCCCTGCCGGTCGATCCCGGCCCGGGCGAGGTGGTGCAGCCGCTGCCCCATCCGCATGACCTGTCGCCGATGGGGATGTACACTCAGGCCGACTGGGTGGTGAAAAGCGTCATCCTGTCGCTGCTGGCGGCCTGTTTCCTGACCTGGACGGTCTGGCTGTTCAAGACCATCGAAACCTTCGTCGCCCGGGGCCGCGCCCGCCGGGCCGCGCGCATCCTGACCCGGGCCCACAGCCTGGCCGAGGCCACCCGCAGCCTGGCTGGCCGGCGCGATCCGGCGGCCTTCATGGCCCATGCGGTGCTGGAGGAATACAAGACCTCGGATCCCGCCATCGACCCGTCGGGGCCCGAAGGGGTCAAGGAACGCGCCGCCTCTCTGGTTGGCCGGGTCGAGGTGCAGGCGCTGGCGCGGTTGCGCCGGGGCATGGGCCTGCTGGCCACCGTCGGGTCGGTCGCGCCGTTTGTCGGGCTGTTCGGCACGGTCTGGGGCATCATGAACGCCTTCATCGGCATTGCCGAGACGCAGACCACCAACCTGGCCGTGGTGGCCCCCGGCATTGCCGAGGCGCTGTTCGCCACCGCCATCGGGCTGGTCGCGGCCATTCCGGCGGTGGTCATCTACAACCATTTCACCCGCGCGATCGCCAGCTACAAGCAGGCGCTTGGCGATGCCGGGGCGGCGACCCAGCGCCTGCTGAGCCGCGACATCGACTTTCGCAACGTGAAGGGGGCCTGAGCCATGGCCGGCGGTATCCGCGACAGCGGCGACGATGACGATCTGGCGGAAAGCCATGACATCAACGTCACGCCCTTTATCGACGTGATGCTGGTGCTGCTGATCATCTTCATGGTGGCGGCGCCGTTGTCCACGGTGGGGGTGCCGGTGAACCTGCCCAAATCGAACGCCCCGCCGGCCGAACGGATCGAGGATCCGATCTACATCACCTTGCAACCCGACCTGACCGTTTCGGTCGGCGAGGATGCGGTGGACCGCAGCCAGCTGGGCCTGCGCCTGCTGGCGCTGACCCAGGGCGATGTGGAAAAGCGGCTGTTCCTGCGGGCGGATTCGACCGTGCCCTATGGTGAACTGATGGGCGTGATGAACCTGTTGCGCCGCGCGGGCTATACCAAGGTGGCGCTGATCGGGCTGGAGGCGACGCAATGACCGACTGGGCGGAACAGGTTGCCCGTGGCCGGGCCTGGCTGGAAACCGCGTTCTGGGTGCTGGCGGCGGCCATCATCGCGCTGATGATGTCGGCGGCGATGGCGCTGTCGTCCTGGCTGAACGCGAGCATGGGGCGCGAGACCCCGCCGTCCGAGGCGCTGATCATCGACCTGACCGAACTGCCGGTCAGCGAGCTGATGTCCGAGGAACCCGCCCCGCCGGCCCCGCCTTCGGTGGAACAGATGGAGGAGGTGGCCCCGCAGGCCGAGGCCGAGCCGGAGGTGGAGCCCGAACCCGAACCCTTGCCCGAGCCGGTTGCCGAACCGCTGCCCGAGCCGGAGCCGATCCCGGAGCCCGAGCCGGTGGTAGAGCAGGTGCCGGAACCCGAGCCGATCCCGGAACCCGAACCCGTGGTGGAGCAACTGCCCGAACCGGAACCGATCCCGGAACCGGAACCTGTAGTGGAGCAACTGCCGGAACCCGAGCCGCTGCCGGAACCCGAACCCGTGGCCGAACCGCTCCCGGAACCGGAACCCATCCCGGAGCCCGAGCCGGTGAAGCTGCCCGAGCCGGAACCGGAGCCCGAGTTCGACGAAGTCGCCGCCATCCCCGAGGTGCGCCCCGAACCCCGCCCCGAACCCAAGCCGGAACCGAAGAAGGTGGAAAAGCCGGTCGAGAAGAAGGCCCCGCCGAAAAAGGCCGAAGCGCCGAAGAAAAAGGCCGACAGCACCCGCAACGTCGCCGCCACGGCGGCCAGTGCCGCCAGCGCGGCGGCCTCTGCCAGCGGGGCAACGGCGGCGGATGCCGAGGCGCGGTGGAAGCGGTCCATTCAGGGCCAGTTGGCCAAGCACATGCAGCGCAAGAGCTTCAACATGCGCGGGGTGCAGGCAACGCTTGCGATCAGCATCGACGGTGGCGGGCGGGTGACCGGCGTTGCCTTGCGGTCGGGCACCGGCAATGCGGCTGTGGATGCGCAGCTGGTTGCGCATGCCCGCGCCAAGGGCAGCGTCACCGCGCCGCCCGATGGCAAGGCCGATACGCTGCTGCTGCCCGTCCGACTGCAACGCTGATCATCGGTGGACGCGATGACAAGGGCCGTGCCGCAGGGGGCGCGGCCCTTTGTCCATCCGGCAATCCGGCAAGGCCACCCGCAAAACAAAAAGACCGCCCCGAAGGACGGCCCTTGATCTGTAATCGCCGCCTGCGCTTATTTGCAGCGGTTCTCGGCCTCTTGCATGGCGGCGCTGAAGCCCATGAGCGAGAAGGTATCCTTCGTCTCGGTCCCGCGAGCCGAGGCGCCAGAGATCACCGCCTCGCTTCCCTTTTTCATCGCAGCCAGCAGGGCGGCGTCGTCATTGGCGTTCGCGGGCCAGGCCCATTCGCCATCGGTAAACAGGGTGAACTTGTCGGACCCGATTTCCACCGTGACCTGCGCGCCCTTGGCATAGCCGTAACCGGGCGTGAACGAGATTTCGCCCTTGGCGCCCTGACCGGGGCGGAAGGTGACGAACATCATCGTGTCGCCGCGGCGCACCTGCGCGGGCTTGCCGCCGCGGGTGTTCACCGATTCCTTGGGGGCCGACACGCCCCAGCATTCCTTGGGGCTGTCCCAGACGCAAACGCTCCAGTCCGTCTTGGCCGATACGCATTTCGTCTGCTGCGCCGTCTGTGCCTCGGCGGCCGAAAGGCCCATTGCCAGAACCGCACCTGCCAGCGCGCCCGCCATACGTATCGTCATCTGCCCCGATGCCTCCAGTCGTTCCCTGCCTGCGGCCACTGTGCCGCACGTCCCTGTGCGGCTGGACCTTTTCCTGTGGCAGGGGTCATTGCAACTCGATATGCCGTCTATTAGCGCGAAACTGCCGGGTGGTGAAACCCCTTTGGGCGTCAAATCGCGCATCTGTTATGCGATTCAATGCACAGGAGCGGCGAATGGGTGCGGTCCCGATGGTGGAACTGTGGCGCGGCGGGCGGATGGAAAGCCGCCATCTGGGCCATGCGGTGGTCTGGCATGCAACCGGCGGGCTGGTCGAAAGCTGGGGCAATGCGGCCGAGGTGATCTTTCCGCGGTCGTCGTGCAAGATGTTGCAGGCGCTGCCCCTGCTGGAAAGCGGGGCCGGTGCGGGCTTGCGGCCGGAACAGCTGGCGCTGGCCTGCGCCAGCCATCAGGGCGCGGCGCTGCATGTGGATGCGGTCGGGCGCTGGCTGGCCGATATGGACATGTCGGAATCCGACCTGCGCTGCGGCTGCCACGAACCGGGCGACCGGGACGAGCGTGACCGGCTGATCCGGGGCGGCGAAAGCCCCTGCCAGATCCACAACAACTGTTCGGGCAAGCATACCGGCTTTCTGATGCTGAACCGCCACCTGGGGGGCGATGCCGAATATGTGCTGCCCGACCATCCGGTGCAGCAGGCGGTCAAGCAGGCATTCGAGGAGGTGACCGGCGAAACCAGCCCGGGCTATGGCATCGACGGTTGTTCGGCGCCGAACCATGCCACCTCGGTCAGCGGGCTGGCGCGGTCGATGGCGGCCTTTGCCGCGGCCACGGGCGGGGGCGATGCCCGCGACCGCGCGATGTTCGCCCTGACCCGGGCGATGGCCGCGCATCCGGCGCATGTGGCCGGCGAAACCCGCGCCTGCACCGAACTGATGCGCGCCATGGGGGGCCGCGTGGCCATCAAGACCGGGGCCGAGGCGGTGTTCGTGGCCATCATCCCGGAAAAGCAGCTGGGCATTGCGCTGAAGATCGCCGATGGCGGCACCCGCGCGTCCGAGGCGGCGATCTGCGCCCTGCTGGTGCGCCACGGCGTGCTGGAGGCCGATCACCCCGCCACCCGCAAGCGGCTGAACGCCGTGCAGGCCAACTGGCGCGGGGTGGAAACCGGCATGGTGCAACTGGCGCCGGGCTTTCCGGCGGCCTGAGCGGGCCTTGCACCCGGCCCGACATGGGGCCTTGATGGCCCCATGAGCGAATCAAGCGTGAACCGGCCCGTCGCGGGCGTGTTGTGGATGGTGCTGTCGGGGCTGTGCTTCGTGGCCGTCACGGGTGTGGTGCGGTTTCTGGGCACTGACCTGCCGGCGCCGCAATCGGCGTTTCTGCGCTTTGGCTGGGCATTCCTGTTCCTGCTGCCCACGCTGGTGCCGCTGATCCGGGCCGGGCTGCCGCAAGGCGCCTGGCCGCTGGTGGGCCTGCGGGGGCTGGTGCATATGGGCGCCGTCAGCTTCTGGTTCTATGCCATGGCCCGCATC encodes:
- a CDS encoding invasion associated locus B family protein; this encodes MTIRMAGALAGAVLAMGLSAAEAQTAQQTKCVSAKTDWSVCVWDSPKECWGVSAPKESVNTRGGKPAQVRRGDTMMFVTFRPGQGAKGEISFTPGYGYAKGAQVTVEIGSDKFTLFTDGEWAWPANANDDAALLAAMKKGSEAVISGASARGTETKDTFSLMGFSAAMQEAENRCK
- a CDS encoding asparaginase translates to MGAVPMVELWRGGRMESRHLGHAVVWHATGGLVESWGNAAEVIFPRSSCKMLQALPLLESGAGAGLRPEQLALACASHQGAALHVDAVGRWLADMDMSESDLRCGCHEPGDRDERDRLIRGGESPCQIHNNCSGKHTGFLMLNRHLGGDAEYVLPDHPVQQAVKQAFEEVTGETSPGYGIDGCSAPNHATSVSGLARSMAAFAAATGGGDARDRAMFALTRAMAAHPAHVAGETRACTELMRAMGGRVAIKTGAEAVFVAIIPEKQLGIALKIADGGTRASEAAICALLVRHGVLEADHPATRKRLNAVQANWRGVETGMVQLAPGFPAA
- the rlmN gene encoding 23S rRNA (adenine(2503)-C(2))-methyltransferase RlmN — encoded protein: MTAPTAPITQDVLTIPRKLPEGGRTNIVGLTRDQLRAALIAAGTPEKQAKMRLGQIWQWVYHWGVRDFAAMTNLAKDYRALLAEHFEISVPDIVTRQISADGTRKYLLRIAGGHEVEAVYIPEEGRGTLCVSSQVGCTLTCSFCHTGTQKLVRNLTAGEIVGQVMLARDDLDEWPEPGEGSTGERLVSNIVLMGMGEPLYNFDNVRDAMKVVMDGEGIALGRRRITLSTSGVVPEIARCAEEIGCQLAISFHATTDAVRDRLVPINKKWNIETLLTTLRDYPKLSNSERITFEYVMLKDVNDSDADARRLVRLIAGIPAKINLIPFNEWPGAPYERSDWERIEAFADIVYKAGYASPIRTPRGEDIMAACGQLKSATERARKPAREIAAQAGL
- the exbB gene encoding tonB-system energizer ExbB, which translates into the protein MTRLALTPTCAAALLALTLAALAQTTTAPDAGQGGAAAPVVVPEAAPAVPAAPVAPAAEPAPPVVPLVTAPEASAPAAAAVPAMEAPVAEAPAPAASVPSEIPAPDAPAASAELPADAAPLPVDPGPGEVVQPLPHPHDLSPMGMYTQADWVVKSVILSLLAACFLTWTVWLFKTIETFVARGRARRAARILTRAHSLAEATRSLAGRRDPAAFMAHAVLEEYKTSDPAIDPSGPEGVKERAASLVGRVEVQALARLRRGMGLLATVGSVAPFVGLFGTVWGIMNAFIGIAETQTTNLAVVAPGIAEALFATAIGLVAAIPAVVIYNHFTRAIASYKQALGDAGAATQRLLSRDIDFRNVKGA
- the exbD gene encoding TonB system transport protein ExbD, which produces MAGGIRDSGDDDDLAESHDINVTPFIDVMLVLLIIFMVAAPLSTVGVPVNLPKSNAPPAERIEDPIYITLQPDLTVSVGEDAVDRSQLGLRLLALTQGDVEKRLFLRADSTVPYGELMGVMNLLRRAGYTKVALIGLEATQ